The following coding sequences lie in one Bacteroidales bacterium genomic window:
- the corA gene encoding magnesium/cobalt transporter CorA yields MKVPQSNIYRLMKTKAGSPPGTLIHTFAQSTAETSVRLISFKDDFYENTGITNLEELPSLLKPDCTNWIQFTGLSDVEKLDQIGQLLQINPLIIEDILNTEHLPKSEEIDGQLFFVIKMLGRNSQTDEFEVNHVCFVLGENFLISFMQRSSELFDPFITRIEQSVGKIRQRTNDYILYRLIDIIVDNYYLLFTTTEEKLQEVEETLMKDQSADMTGKIQAQKKELNFMRRYIFPVAEAIRLLLKSDSLLIKKHHRSFFNDTNDHLIYLSNAAEHYRDMIAGLMELQMMNNSNRMNNVMKSLTLIATIFIPLTFLAGVYGMNFKHMPELDLAWTYPAVLALMFTVGVGMYIYMRRKNWF; encoded by the coding sequence ATGAAAGTTCCACAAAGCAACATTTACAGGTTGATGAAGACCAAAGCGGGATCGCCGCCGGGGACGCTGATCCATACCTTTGCACAGTCAACAGCCGAAACCTCCGTGAGGTTGATCTCGTTCAAAGATGACTTTTACGAAAATACCGGAATAACCAACCTTGAAGAGCTCCCTTCGCTTTTAAAGCCTGATTGTACCAACTGGATCCAGTTTACCGGGCTCAGCGATGTGGAAAAACTAGATCAGATCGGCCAGCTTTTACAAATCAATCCGCTGATCATCGAAGATATTCTCAACACCGAACATTTGCCCAAGTCGGAGGAGATTGATGGTCAGTTGTTTTTTGTCATTAAAATGCTGGGAAGAAACAGCCAAACAGATGAGTTTGAAGTAAACCACGTTTGTTTTGTGCTGGGAGAAAATTTTCTGATCAGCTTTATGCAGCGCAGTTCGGAACTTTTCGATCCTTTCATCACACGCATTGAGCAATCCGTCGGAAAAATCCGTCAGCGCACAAATGATTACATTTTGTACCGGCTCATCGACATCATCGTTGACAACTATTACCTGCTTTTCACCACCACGGAGGAAAAATTGCAGGAGGTCGAAGAAACGCTTATGAAGGATCAAAGCGCCGATATGACCGGGAAAATACAGGCACAGAAAAAGGAATTGAATTTTATGCGGAGATACATTTTCCCGGTGGCTGAGGCTATCCGGCTATTACTGAAAAGCGACAGTTTGCTGATTAAAAAACACCACCGCAGTTTTTTTAACGACACCAATGATCACCTGATTTATCTATCGAACGCAGCCGAGCACTATCGCGATATGATCGCCGGGCTGATGGAATTGCAAATGATGAACAACTCCAACCGGATGAACAACGTGATGAAATCGCTGACGCTGATTGCAACGATTTTTATCCCGCTTACCTTCCTGGCCGGTGTTTACGGGATGAATTTCAAACACATGCCTGAACTCGACCTGGCCTGGACTTATCCTGCAGTGTTAGCGCTCATGTTTACCGTTGGGGTGGGGATGTATATTTACATGAGGCGGAAAAACTGGTTTTAA
- a CDS encoding DNA-binding protein: protein MKIIVDSNIVFSAILNSQGKIGQLIINGSRYFKFYTVGLLKEEIEEHKGKILSLSGFTNQQFKNSYQTITNRIIFVDEIFLSDRELLKAIDLVADIDENDALFVALTNYLNGKLWTGDKKLILGLKSKRYSKTISTNELYEQFLEKQMTVRRRFK from the coding sequence ATGAAGATCATCGTTGACTCAAATATCGTTTTTAGTGCTATCTTAAATTCTCAAGGTAAAATTGGACAACTAATAATCAATGGCTCCAGGTACTTTAAATTTTACACTGTTGGTTTATTAAAAGAAGAAATAGAGGAACATAAAGGCAAAATCCTTTCATTATCTGGTTTTACCAATCAGCAGTTTAAAAATTCTTACCAGACCATAACCAATAGAATAATATTTGTTGATGAAATCTTTCTATCGGACAGAGAATTACTTAAGGCCATTGATTTGGTTGCAGATATTGATGAAAACGACGCTTTATTTGTAGCCTTGACAAATTACCTCAACGGTAAATTGTGGACAGGCGACAAAAAATTAATCTTGGGACTCAAGAGCAAACGATATTCTAAGACGATTTCAACAAATGAATTATATGAGCAATTCCTTGAGAAACAAATGACTGTCCGACGAAGATTTAAATAG